The uncultured Desulfuromonas sp. genome has a segment encoding these proteins:
- the pap gene encoding polyphosphate:AMP phosphotransferase, protein MFESVELGQQIDKQEYKQAIAQLRTQLITAQIACQKAPGPIILLISGMDGAGKGELVNALGDLLDMRNVVIQTFWETSDEEQQRPDHWRFWRALPKRGQIGIFFGAWYTDPMRRHVEGQADDFALEHDMRRIVRLEKMLADDHAVILKFWFHLSAQTQKDKHQKLKKKHKESPEMIKRAMWHFDHYSRIRDAAEQSIRHTDRAQARWYLIDASHKRHRQLRVFTILNKALQTCAEQTHSPLVTDDVIMDVDSAPVLNSVNLAHKLQPESYREQLKDYQSRLHRLIWQAYKKQLSTILLFEGWDAAGKGGSIRRVANAMDPRLVQQISIASPTDEEKDHHYLWRFWRHLPRAGMVTIYDRSWYGRTLVERVEGFAHPAEWHRAYEEINEFEQQLIQAPTLLLKFWLHIDQDEQLRRFKEREVTPWKQHKITDEDWRNRDKWEDYERAVNETISRTSTREAPWQLIPANDKKFARIAVLRHTVEQLERLLNEVKK, encoded by the coding sequence ATGTTTGAATCCGTCGAACTCGGCCAGCAGATTGATAAGCAAGAGTATAAGCAAGCGATTGCCCAACTGCGCACCCAGTTGATCACCGCCCAGATTGCCTGTCAAAAGGCCCCCGGTCCCATCATTCTGCTGATCTCCGGCATGGACGGTGCCGGCAAAGGGGAACTGGTCAATGCCCTCGGCGACCTGCTCGACATGCGCAACGTGGTGATCCAGACCTTTTGGGAAACCAGCGATGAAGAACAGCAACGCCCCGACCATTGGCGGTTCTGGCGCGCCCTGCCCAAACGCGGCCAGATCGGCATCTTTTTCGGCGCCTGGTACACCGATCCCATGCGTCGCCATGTCGAAGGTCAGGCCGATGATTTCGCCTTGGAACACGACATGCGCCGCATTGTCCGCCTGGAAAAAATGCTTGCCGACGATCATGCCGTGATCCTCAAATTCTGGTTTCACCTCAGTGCGCAGACGCAAAAGGATAAACACCAGAAGCTGAAAAAAAAGCACAAAGAATCTCCGGAGATGATCAAGCGGGCCATGTGGCATTTCGACCATTACTCGCGCATCCGCGACGCCGCCGAACAGTCCATCCGCCACACGGATCGCGCCCAGGCGCGTTGGTATCTGATCGACGCCAGTCATAAACGTCACCGACAGCTGCGCGTTTTCACCATCCTCAACAAGGCCCTGCAGACCTGTGCCGAACAGACCCACAGCCCGCTGGTTACCGATGATGTCATCATGGATGTGGACAGCGCGCCGGTGCTCAACAGCGTTAATCTCGCTCACAAACTGCAACCGGAGTCGTACCGCGAGCAACTCAAAGACTACCAGAGCCGCTTGCACCGCCTCATCTGGCAGGCATACAAGAAGCAGTTGTCGACCATCCTGCTGTTTGAAGGCTGGGATGCGGCCGGAAAAGGCGGCAGTATCCGGCGTGTCGCCAACGCCATGGACCCGCGACTGGTGCAACAGATCTCCATCGCTTCACCCACCGATGAAGAGAAGGATCACCATTACCTGTGGCGTTTCTGGCGCCATCTGCCGCGCGCCGGCATGGTGACCATCTACGACCGCAGCTGGTACGGACGCACTCTGGTGGAACGGGTGGAAGGCTTTGCCCATCCGGCGGAATGGCATCGCGCCTACGAGGAGATCAATGAGTTTGAACAACAACTGATTCAGGCCCCCACCCTGCTGCTTAAATTCTGGCTGCACATCGATCAGGACGAGCAATTGCGCCGCTTCAAAGAACGGGAGGTCACGCCGTGGAAGCAACACAAGATCACTGATGAAGACTGGCGAAACCGTGACAAGTGGGAGGATTACGAACGGGCCGTCAATGAGACGATCAGCCGCACCAGCACCCGCGAGGCGCCTTGGCAGCTGATCCCGGCCAATGACAAGAAATTTGCCCGTATTGCCGTCTTGCGGCATACGGTGGAGCAGCTCGAACGGCTACTCAATGAGGTGAAGAAATGA
- a CDS encoding DUF4126 domain-containing protein → MDQLDQITAVIALSMGAAWASGINLYATILVLGLMGNSGAMVLPETLQIVQEPIVIGASALMYAVEFFADKFPGVDTGWDTIHTFIRIPAGAALAAAATGGVDPSVSLAAAIVGGTLTAATHATKAGSRVLINTSPEPVTNWAASLSEDVAVIGGLWVALNHPLVFIGLLIVFIVLLVWLLPKLWRGIKKVFAAIGRLFSGKKTSEVAQEPPQIEPPA, encoded by the coding sequence ATGGACCAACTGGATCAGATTACGGCCGTCATCGCTTTGAGTATGGGCGCGGCCTGGGCCAGCGGCATCAACCTCTACGCCACCATTCTGGTGCTGGGTCTGATGGGTAACTCCGGTGCCATGGTGTTGCCGGAAACTCTGCAGATCGTGCAGGAGCCCATTGTCATCGGCGCCAGCGCCCTGATGTACGCGGTGGAGTTTTTTGCCGATAAGTTTCCCGGCGTGGATACCGGCTGGGATACCATCCACACCTTTATCCGGATACCGGCCGGCGCCGCCCTGGCCGCTGCCGCCACCGGTGGGGTCGATCCTTCGGTTAGTCTAGCCGCGGCCATTGTCGGCGGCACCCTGACGGCAGCCACCCATGCCACCAAGGCCGGTTCGCGGGTGCTGATCAACACCTCACCCGAACCGGTGACCAACTGGGCTGCCTCGCTGAGCGAGGATGTCGCCGTCATCGGCGGGCTGTGGGTGGCGCTCAATCATCCTCTGGTTTTCATCGGTCTGTTGATCGTTTTTATCGTGTTGCTGGTATGGCTGCTGCCCAAACTGTGGCGCGGAATCAAAAAGGTGTTTGCCGCGATCGGTCGGCTGTTTTCCGGCAAAAAAACGTCTGAGGTTGCGCAGGAACCACCGCAAATCGAACCGCCGGCCTAA
- a CDS encoding alpha/beta hydrolase — protein MIRLCRNRFLFFITLVVTGISLPGCTPATRIPLPVLSYPQAQQQANLLIILRGIGGEARDFERLGAIAAVRRRHLPFDVVVPDAHYGYYKKQILIERLYEDIIQPARKQGYQQIWLAGFSMGGLGSLLYVRERPEDIDGILLITPFLGWDSLIHEIKDSGGLAGWQPGSFDPTDDWQRMVWSWIKDYQQQPDIAPPLYLGYAEDDGVADEGPPLLATALAAERVFHIPGGHNNEVMLTIFRRQLDGLVQHFCAQETP, from the coding sequence ATGATACGCCTCTGCCGCAACCGGTTCCTGTTTTTCATCACTCTGGTCGTTACCGGAATTTCTTTACCCGGCTGTACGCCGGCGACCCGCATTCCACTGCCGGTGCTCAGTTACCCGCAGGCTCAGCAGCAGGCCAATCTTCTCATCATACTGCGTGGCATCGGTGGCGAAGCCCGTGACTTTGAGCGCCTCGGAGCGATCGCTGCTGTTCGCCGGCGCCATCTGCCGTTTGACGTGGTGGTTCCTGACGCCCATTACGGCTACTATAAAAAACAGATCCTGATTGAGCGCCTTTATGAAGACATCATCCAGCCTGCCAGAAAGCAGGGCTACCAGCAGATCTGGCTGGCCGGATTTTCCATGGGCGGCCTCGGCAGCCTGCTCTATGTGCGTGAACGTCCCGAGGATATTGACGGCATCCTGTTGATCACCCCGTTTCTCGGCTGGGATAGCCTGATCCATGAAATCAAAGATTCCGGAGGACTTGCCGGCTGGCAACCGGGGTCATTTGATCCTACCGACGATTGGCAACGCATGGTATGGAGCTGGATCAAAGACTATCAACAACAGCCGGACATCGCGCCGCCCCTCTATCTCGGCTATGCCGAGGATGACGGTGTTGCCGACGAAGGCCCGCCCTTACTGGCTACGGCGCTAGCGGCCGAGCGGGTCTTTCACATTCCCGGCGGGCACAACAATGAGGTGATGCTGACAATTTTTCGCCGCCAGCTGGATGGACTGGTGCAGCACTTCTGCGCCCAAGAAACACCATAA
- a CDS encoding SDR family NAD(P)-dependent oxidoreductase yields the protein MTSMGQQRWVVVTGASSGIGRDIALTLYQYDYRVIATARREEDLEELRRLGLTVCALELADPQSVDSAIHEILKHCDNTLYALINNAAYGQPGAVEDIRRDTLEQQFAVNLFGTHQLTVGLLPALKQQPGGRLVNISSVLGLVAFPWQGAYNASKFALEGLTDTLRLELHRSAVKVSLIEPGPIRSRFRHNALGAFQRDVNWQESAHADDYQRVTDYYAASDHPTPFTGSPALVTKRVLHALSSPRPQPRYYVTLPTYVLATCRRLLPWRWLDRLMVKLGAMR from the coding sequence ATGACAAGCATGGGACAACAGCGCTGGGTCGTTGTCACCGGCGCCTCCAGCGGCATTGGTCGGGATATCGCCCTGACCCTCTATCAATACGACTACCGGGTGATCGCCACGGCCCGCCGCGAAGAAGACCTCGAAGAACTGCGCCGCCTCGGTCTGACCGTTTGTGCTCTGGAACTGGCTGATCCTCAGAGCGTTGACAGCGCCATTCATGAGATTCTCAAACACTGTGACAACACGCTCTACGCTCTGATCAACAATGCCGCATACGGTCAGCCCGGAGCCGTGGAAGATATCCGTCGCGACACCCTGGAGCAGCAATTTGCCGTCAACCTGTTCGGCACTCACCAACTCACTGTCGGCCTGCTCCCCGCCCTCAAACAGCAACCCGGCGGCCGACTGGTCAACATCAGCTCGGTCCTCGGCCTGGTCGCATTCCCGTGGCAGGGCGCCTACAATGCCAGCAAATTCGCTCTGGAAGGTCTGACCGACACCCTGCGCCTGGAATTGCACCGCTCTGCGGTCAAGGTCAGCCTGATTGAACCGGGTCCGATCCGCAGTCGCTTTCGCCACAATGCTCTGGGTGCCTTTCAGCGGGATGTCAACTGGCAGGAGAGTGCCCATGCCGATGACTACCAGCGGGTCACCGACTATTATGCCGCCAGTGACCATCCCACTCCGTTTACCGGCTCACCGGCACTGGTCACCAAACGGGTGCTGCATGCCCTGAGCAGCCCACGTCCTCAGCCGCGTTATTACGTCACCCTGCCCACCTACGTTCTGGCGACTTGTCGCCGCCTGCTGCCCTGGCGCTGGCTGGACCGCCTGATGGTCAAGTTGGGGGCAATGCGTTAG
- the dgt gene encoding dGTP triphosphohydrolase — translation MSLEWPRLLSHSRVGQPAPSSPASDQRSPFEIDYDRVVFCEPFRRLAKKTQVHPLAPNDHIHNRLIHSIEVGSVGRSLGKKIQSFLVEQHPDDNSLFDDIAQIIQVGCLIHDIGNPPFGHAGENTIREWVAKHQELVFDNRVDAATRNDLLLFEGNAQGFRLAARKDSTPYGYMRLTYASLGAMIKYPWTSADPRAGKKKKFNVFASEQTIFDDMVTTMGLQRSNGTVARHPLSFLTEAADDICYRLLDMEDAVSMRIFPEEPIKELFLRLAGCPDETGIPTAMARSMAVAALINETCRVFTDDYPAILNGEREADLKSDFADRFREAFDEIGTLYTIIFSHRSKLGYEIGSYKMLGRIIKAFVLSAQSLCDRGSYSNLDFISQRCFNLAWDEAYITSNVDKSYQWWLRQIFDFVSGLTDNYAIQISGEIEGILTP, via the coding sequence ATGTCCCTAGAATGGCCCCGATTGCTGTCCCATAGTCGCGTTGGACAACCCGCCCCGTCGTCTCCGGCGAGCGATCAACGCAGCCCGTTTGAAATCGATTATGACCGGGTGGTGTTCTGTGAGCCATTCCGCAGACTGGCCAAAAAGACCCAGGTGCATCCGCTGGCCCCCAATGACCATATCCACAACCGCTTGATCCACTCCATCGAAGTGGGCAGTGTCGGTCGGTCGCTGGGGAAAAAGATTCAGTCTTTTCTCGTCGAGCAACATCCTGACGACAACTCCTTGTTCGATGATATCGCTCAAATCATCCAGGTCGGCTGCCTGATTCATGACATCGGCAATCCGCCCTTTGGCCATGCGGGTGAAAACACCATCCGTGAATGGGTGGCCAAACATCAAGAACTGGTGTTTGACAACCGAGTCGATGCAGCGACACGCAATGATCTGTTACTGTTCGAAGGCAACGCCCAAGGGTTTCGTCTTGCAGCACGCAAGGACAGCACGCCCTATGGCTACATGCGCCTGACCTATGCCTCCCTCGGCGCCATGATCAAATATCCGTGGACCAGTGCCGACCCGCGCGCCGGCAAAAAGAAAAAGTTCAATGTGTTTGCCAGTGAACAGACGATCTTTGACGACATGGTTACCACCATGGGGCTACAGCGTAGCAACGGAACAGTGGCCCGCCATCCGCTGTCGTTTCTCACTGAAGCGGCGGACGATATCTGCTACCGCCTGCTCGACATGGAAGATGCCGTATCCATGCGCATCTTTCCGGAAGAGCCGATCAAGGAGCTCTTTCTGCGCTTGGCCGGATGCCCGGACGAGACCGGAATTCCCACAGCCATGGCGCGCAGCATGGCCGTCGCTGCCCTGATCAATGAAACCTGCCGGGTCTTTACCGACGACTATCCGGCCATCCTCAACGGCGAACGCGAAGCCGACCTGAAAAGCGATTTTGCCGACAGATTCAGAGAAGCGTTTGACGAGATCGGCACACTCTACACCATCATCTTCTCCCACAGATCCAAGCTCGGTTATGAGATCGGCTCCTACAAAATGCTCGGCCGCATCATCAAGGCATTCGTGCTCTCGGCCCAGTCTCTGTGTGACCGGGGCAGCTACAGCAATCTCGATTTCATCTCCCAGCGTTGCTTCAATCTGGCTTGGGATGAGGCCTACATCACAAGCAACGTCGATAAGTCCTATCAGTGGTGGTTACGACAGATCTTTGATTTCGTCTCCGGGCTGACCGACAATTACGCCATCCAGATTTCCGGAGAGATTGAAGGCATTCTGACTCCCTGA
- a CDS encoding DUF2007 domain-containing protein encodes MSAPQHSPFAALYSPNSELELSLLRSRLDAEEIPYTVTNDHFGSLYIGVQVEAFNRRWILVEEAFLPQAQAVLEDFTARQNHTSVAMSQTSPGWWDKVRTLLEVVLLGWIVPRRTPVSPTAMTFDVRFDSEQHHFTATTAGALTAQGMLALGRTLLGHSRWQSGMSVIFDHRHLEFSMATLADLEAIRAFHRSHQNEIGNGRSAFVVGSGRVESWLELWQQGDKISSDHRTAVFAKMDEAQTWIRQPD; translated from the coding sequence ATGAGCGCCCCGCAGCACAGCCCATTCGCTGCACTCTACTCGCCCAACAGCGAGCTTGAGCTCAGCCTGCTGCGCAGTCGTCTGGACGCGGAGGAGATCCCTTACACCGTGACCAACGACCATTTCGGTTCACTGTATATCGGTGTCCAGGTTGAAGCCTTTAACCGCCGGTGGATTCTGGTTGAGGAAGCGTTTCTGCCCCAGGCGCAAGCGGTTCTTGAGGACTTTACCGCCCGACAAAACCACACATCCGTCGCCATGTCGCAAACCAGCCCGGGCTGGTGGGATAAAGTGCGCACCCTCCTGGAAGTCGTGCTGCTGGGCTGGATCGTACCGCGGCGAACTCCCGTTTCACCCACCGCAATGACCTTTGATGTGCGGTTCGATAGCGAACAACATCATTTTACGGCAACCACCGCAGGTGCTCTGACGGCTCAAGGCATGCTGGCGCTCGGCCGAACCTTGCTTGGCCACTCCCGCTGGCAGTCGGGCATGTCGGTCATTTTTGATCACCGCCACCTCGAATTCTCCATGGCCACCCTTGCCGATCTGGAAGCGATTCGCGCCTTCCACCGCAGCCATCAGAACGAAATCGGCAACGGCAGGTCGGCCTTCGTTGTCGGTTCGGGACGCGTTGAGTCCTGGCTGGAGCTCTGGCAACAGGGCGATAAGATATCGTCAGACCATCGGACGGCGGTGTTCGCGAAAATGGATGAGGCACAAACCTGGATCAGACAACCCGACTGA
- a CDS encoding DNA-3-methyladenine glycosylase I: MSSSSDDPRCSWCLGDTDYIHYHDSQWGVPLHDDRQLFEMLTLEGAQAGLSWLTILKKRAHYRQAFADFEIAAVAAYTDDDIERLMHNPGIVRNRLKITSTIHNARGVLRLIDEFGSFDRYLWSFVDGQPIINHWRSLDDVPAQTALSQAMSRDLKKRGFNFVGPTICYALMQSIGMVNDHLVSCPRHAQLCPAPSTS, translated from the coding sequence ATGTCCTCTTCCTCTGATGATCCCCGCTGCAGCTGGTGTCTCGGCGATACCGACTACATCCACTACCACGACAGCCAGTGGGGCGTTCCCCTGCATGACGATCGCCAGTTGTTTGAAATGCTCACTCTGGAAGGGGCTCAAGCCGGTCTGAGCTGGCTGACCATCCTGAAAAAACGCGCCCATTACCGCCAAGCCTTTGCCGATTTTGAGATTGCCGCGGTTGCCGCCTACACCGACGATGACATTGAACGGTTGATGCATAACCCCGGCATCGTCCGCAACCGTTTGAAAATCACCTCGACGATCCACAACGCGCGCGGCGTGCTGCGTCTGATTGATGAATTCGGCAGCTTTGACCGCTATTTGTGGTCATTCGTCGATGGGCAACCGATCATCAACCACTGGCGCAGCCTTGACGACGTACCGGCTCAGACGGCGCTCTCACAAGCCATGAGCCGCGACCTGAAAAAACGCGGCTTCAACTTTGTCGGGCCGACCATCTGCTACGCCCTGATGCAGTCCATCGGCATGGTCAACGACCATCTGGTCAGTTGCCCGCGCCATGCGCAACTCTGTCCCGCACCCTCAACCTCATGA
- the modF gene encoding molybdate ABC transporter ATP-binding protein ModF — translation MSMMIELDKVRVTVRKQPWLHDISLVISPGEQWVFVGSNGSGKSVLGRVLCGELPVSSGRCRLNLPAALVSFERLGDVLQFEREHDDSDFLDRIDHGTPVREFIADGAQCGVDALAEMLGCRELLDRGLRFLSTGEMRKVMILQAMAQQPSLLVLDEPFDGLDGDSRQALRVLIVRWMEQGGQVVLMVNRFTNLLPQMSHLAYLHDGTVLVQGRRDDEQIQRAIQRLCHFDRHKNLQLPECDAPLPTLPDLHGQPLIAMNMVTVRYTQKLVLNQLCWQVAPGEHWKISGPNGCGKSTLLSLISGENPQAYANDIVLFGRAKGSGESIWEIKRHLGQVSALFHQEYRVRVTVLTSVLSGFYDSVGLYQTPTRRQHQIARQWLALLGLEAKANLPFRRLSYGEQRLVLLARAMVKQPRVLILDEPCQGLDEVHRHLVLALIDYLGRQGRTQLLYVTHHDEDRIACIQRHLRLVPAVGGGFTAEVVS, via the coding sequence ATGAGCATGATGATTGAACTGGACAAGGTCCGGGTGACGGTGCGCAAACAACCGTGGTTACACGATATCTCTCTGGTGATTTCACCCGGCGAGCAATGGGTGTTTGTCGGTAGCAACGGTTCCGGGAAAAGCGTTCTCGGACGGGTGCTGTGTGGCGAGTTGCCGGTTTCGTCCGGTCGTTGTCGTTTGAATCTCCCCGCCGCTCTGGTCAGTTTTGAACGCCTTGGCGATGTGTTGCAGTTTGAACGGGAGCATGATGATTCCGATTTTCTCGACCGGATTGATCACGGCACCCCGGTGCGCGAATTCATTGCTGACGGTGCGCAGTGTGGGGTGGACGCTCTGGCTGAAATGCTCGGCTGCCGGGAGCTGCTGGATCGGGGGCTGCGTTTTCTTTCCACCGGTGAAATGCGCAAGGTGATGATCCTGCAGGCCATGGCGCAGCAGCCCAGCCTGCTGGTGTTGGATGAACCCTTTGATGGTTTGGATGGCGACTCGCGCCAGGCGTTGCGTGTGCTGATTGTCCGCTGGATGGAGCAGGGGGGCCAAGTCGTTCTGATGGTCAATCGCTTTACCAATCTGTTGCCGCAGATGTCCCACCTGGCCTACCTGCATGACGGTACGGTGCTGGTGCAGGGCCGCCGGGACGATGAACAAATTCAGCGAGCCATTCAGCGACTGTGTCATTTTGATCGCCACAAGAACCTCCAATTACCCGAGTGTGATGCACCGTTGCCGACGCTGCCGGATTTGCATGGCCAGCCGCTGATTGCCATGAACATGGTGACGGTGCGCTACACGCAGAAGCTGGTGCTCAATCAACTGTGCTGGCAGGTTGCACCTGGAGAACACTGGAAAATCTCCGGTCCCAACGGTTGCGGGAAATCAACCCTGCTCAGCTTGATCAGCGGTGAAAATCCCCAAGCTTATGCCAATGATATTGTGCTCTTCGGACGCGCCAAAGGCAGTGGCGAAAGTATCTGGGAAATCAAGCGTCATCTCGGTCAGGTATCTGCCCTGTTTCATCAGGAATACCGGGTGCGGGTCACGGTGCTGACCTCGGTTCTATCCGGATTTTATGACTCGGTGGGGCTTTATCAGACACCGACGCGTCGCCAGCACCAGATTGCTCGGCAATGGCTGGCATTACTTGGATTGGAGGCGAAAGCCAACCTGCCGTTTCGTCGTTTGTCCTACGGGGAACAGCGGCTGGTGCTGCTGGCCCGGGCCATGGTCAAACAGCCACGGGTGCTGATTCTCGATGAGCCGTGCCAGGGGCTTGATGAAGTGCATCGCCATCTGGTGTTGGCTTTGATTGATTATCTGGGGCGCCAGGGGCGCACTCAACTGCTGTATGTGACCCATCATGATGAAGACCGCATTGCCTGTATTCAGCGCCATTTGCGCTTGGTGCCTGCTGTTGGCGGTGGTTTTACGGCTGAGGTGGTATCGTGA
- a CDS encoding EAL domain-containing protein, with product MNPLTLFRPRPLRLTTYLIIIAFLFAVLFIVLLSGYSYLDNHKTVLLEVRKNATHNQRMVEAVLEQHVKILETALKNASRVVAEQYSSTAPPARHRAITNSLMAFYERDPGGTVDLLCLKLTDGSTIDVTSPFFASPQLQHTMIRSNYALTYCSTTGTVLLQQQEKIVSPASGKTIGTLYAATVVNDNLSLLQELEERITADAISLLWNNQPVLGQSKAVVDQSRPESPLTAEGLPQQHGDFFYVVNRLTIHNRTSDLLVSQKLSGDLLTQLNESLRQGILSVFFATLISAGGVIIIFRYLTRSSLKTVLKMTEAAFRNTEPARYQPTLVSEFNILGHSIVDLDHQRKESEKQLLLSSSVFDNAVEGIVITNLDGIIEQVNPACEAMSGYRHEELIGENPRIFKSDHHNASFYQQMWQSLTEEGRWEGEVWNRRKNGEVYPLNVSISRCTNTAGRPSHYVAIFHDISEIKRSEEKLQHQAYHDALTNLPNRKLFNDRLNVAVAHARQHETKLAVIYLDIDNFKNINDTLGHHYGDKLLQQISERLLSCTRQEDTTARLGGDEFIILMPEIEDPHDITVLCRRILKHLEIPHTLSGRDYTVNVSMGVTIFPDDADTPEDLIKNADIAMYRAKEAGKNGYQLFTTAMQETIMKRIELESRLSEALHHNEFVLYYQPQVDLESQQVIGAEALIRWQKPDGQLVFPDEFIPIAEECGLISQIDHWVLKTACLQANQWRQHHRRLFKMSVNLSSDQFAKDQELVPRVKQVLHKTGLPAECLTVEITENAVMRDTEAAIDIMTQLTALGVSIAIDDFGTGYSSMSYVKNFPARYLKIDRSFVKDIPHDSDDVAIAASIISLAHNLHMDVIAEGVEDDAQIDFLKQHRCEQVQGYFYGKPCTAEFFEQQFL from the coding sequence ATGAACCCGTTAACCTTGTTCCGTCCGCGCCCACTGCGATTGACCACCTACCTGATCATCATTGCTTTTCTGTTTGCGGTGCTGTTTATTGTTCTGCTCTCAGGGTACAGCTACCTGGATAACCACAAAACCGTCCTGCTTGAAGTGCGTAAAAATGCCACACACAATCAACGCATGGTTGAAGCGGTGCTTGAACAGCACGTCAAAATCCTTGAGACCGCATTAAAAAACGCCTCGCGGGTCGTTGCCGAGCAGTATTCGTCGACAGCCCCTCCGGCAAGGCACCGGGCCATCACCAACAGCCTGATGGCTTTTTATGAACGAGATCCCGGTGGAACCGTCGATCTGCTCTGTTTAAAACTGACCGACGGCAGCACGATTGACGTCACCTCGCCATTCTTTGCCTCACCGCAATTACAACACACCATGATTCGCAGCAATTACGCGCTGACCTATTGCTCAACGACCGGCACGGTTTTACTCCAGCAGCAGGAAAAAATCGTTTCTCCGGCTTCCGGCAAAACCATCGGCACCCTGTACGCCGCAACCGTTGTCAATGACAACCTGTCACTGCTGCAGGAACTTGAAGAACGCATCACGGCAGACGCGATCTCTCTGCTCTGGAACAATCAGCCGGTATTGGGCCAGAGCAAGGCCGTGGTCGATCAAAGTCGGCCCGAGAGTCCATTGACAGCGGAAGGACTTCCCCAACAACACGGTGACTTCTTTTATGTTGTCAACCGATTGACGATCCACAATCGGACCAGTGATCTGCTGGTGTCGCAAAAACTCTCCGGCGATCTGCTGACCCAACTGAACGAGTCGTTGCGACAGGGGATTCTTTCGGTCTTTTTTGCCACACTGATTTCCGCCGGCGGCGTCATTATCATCTTTCGCTACCTGACGCGCAGCTCTCTGAAGACGGTACTGAAAATGACCGAGGCCGCCTTTCGCAACACCGAACCGGCTCGTTATCAACCAACCCTGGTTTCGGAATTCAATATCCTCGGCCATTCCATCGTCGATCTTGACCATCAGCGCAAAGAATCGGAAAAACAACTGCTGTTGTCTTCCAGCGTGTTTGACAATGCCGTGGAAGGCATTGTCATTACCAACCTCGATGGCATTATTGAGCAGGTCAATCCGGCCTGCGAAGCCATGTCGGGCTACCGGCACGAAGAACTGATCGGTGAAAATCCACGCATCTTCAAATCCGATCACCATAACGCATCATTTTACCAGCAGATGTGGCAGAGTCTGACCGAGGAAGGCCGCTGGGAAGGCGAAGTGTGGAACCGACGCAAAAATGGCGAAGTCTATCCATTGAATGTATCCATCTCACGCTGCACCAACACAGCCGGGCGACCCAGCCATTACGTGGCGATTTTTCACGATATTTCCGAAATCAAACGCAGCGAGGAGAAACTCCAACATCAGGCATATCATGATGCGTTGACCAATCTGCCCAACCGCAAACTGTTCAATGACCGCTTGAATGTCGCCGTGGCTCATGCCCGCCAGCATGAGACCAAACTGGCCGTCATCTATCTCGACATCGACAATTTCAAAAACATCAACGATACGCTCGGCCACCATTACGGCGACAAACTCCTCCAGCAGATCAGTGAGCGTCTGCTCAGCTGTACACGCCAGGAAGACACCACCGCCCGCCTCGGCGGTGATGAATTTATCATTCTCATGCCGGAGATCGAGGATCCTCACGACATTACCGTGCTCTGCCGGCGCATCCTCAAACACTTGGAAATCCCTCACACGCTGTCAGGACGCGATTACACGGTCAATGTCAGCATGGGGGTCACCATCTTCCCCGACGATGCCGATACGCCGGAAGATTTAATCAAAAACGCCGACATTGCCATGTACCGCGCCAAGGAAGCGGGCAAAAACGGCTATCAGCTGTTCACCACGGCCATGCAGGAAACCATTATGAAGCGGATTGAGCTTGAATCGCGCCTCAGTGAAGCCCTGCACCACAATGAGTTCGTTCTGTATTACCAACCCCAGGTGGATTTGGAGAGCCAACAGGTCATCGGCGCTGAAGCGTTGATCCGCTGGCAGAAACCCGATGGCCAGCTGGTCTTCCCCGATGAATTTATCCCCATTGCTGAAGAATGCGGTTTAATCAGTCAGATTGACCACTGGGTTCTCAAGACAGCCTGTCTTCAGGCCAACCAATGGCGGCAGCACCATCGACGTCTTTTCAAGATGTCCGTCAACCTGTCCTCCGACCAGTTCGCCAAAGATCAGGAACTGGTGCCGCGTGTAAAACAGGTGTTGCATAAAACCGGCCTGCCCGCGGAATGTCTCACCGTGGAGATCACTGAAAACGCCGTCATGCGCGATACTGAAGCGGCCATTGACATCATGACCCAGCTGACCGCATTAGGCGTCAGTATTGCCATTGACGACTTTGGCACCGGCTACTCCTCAATGAGTTATGTCAAAAACTTTCCGGCACGCTACCTGAAAATTGACCGCTCGTTTGTCAAAGATATCCCACACGACTCCGATGACGTGGCCATCGCCGCCTCCATCATCTCCCTGGCCCACAACCTTCACATGGACGTGATCGCCGAAGGGGTGGAAGACGACGCCCAGATCGACTTTCTCAAACAGCATCGCTGCGAGCAGGTGCAGGGCTATTTTTACGGCAAACCGTGTACGGCGGAATTCTTCGAGCAACAGTTTCTCTAA